One part of the Thermoflexus sp. genome encodes these proteins:
- the hisIE gene encoding bifunctional phosphoribosyl-AMP cyclohydrolase/phosphoribosyl-ATP diphosphatase HisIE produces MTPTSIPSDWSSASEPAEVEAEAPPTAARPAIVQDARTGRVLMLGWMNDEALQRTRETGMVHFWSRSRRRLWRKGETSGNVLRVVEIRLDCDEDALLIQAIPAGPTCHTGRPSCFHRELREGELPPPSGHILHRLEEIVRDRQRHPVEGSYTAQLLTAGLDEIVKKIGEEAIEVVLALRHQSDPRSLEEAADLLYMLTVGLVARGLSWDAVLEVLSERRGMGAILGERP; encoded by the coding sequence ATGACACCGACTTCAATCCCTTCCGACTGGAGCTCCGCGTCTGAACCGGCGGAGGTCGAGGCAGAAGCCCCTCCTACAGCAGCGCGCCCCGCGATTGTCCAGGATGCGCGAACCGGTCGGGTGCTGATGCTGGGCTGGATGAACGATGAAGCCCTCCAGCGCACCCGCGAGACCGGGATGGTGCACTTCTGGAGTCGATCCCGCAGGCGGCTATGGCGAAAGGGGGAGACCTCCGGGAACGTCCTCCGTGTGGTGGAGATCCGCCTCGATTGCGATGAGGATGCGCTGCTGATTCAGGCGATCCCCGCCGGGCCCACATGCCACACCGGCCGGCCCAGCTGCTTTCATCGGGAACTCCGTGAAGGGGAGCTTCCTCCTCCATCCGGACACATCCTCCACCGGCTGGAGGAGATCGTGCGGGATCGGCAACGGCACCCGGTGGAGGGCTCTTACACCGCCCAACTCCTGACCGCGGGGCTGGATGAGATCGTGAAGAAAATCGGCGAAGAGGCCATAGAGGTTGTCCTGGCCTTGCGGCATCAATCCGACCCGCGGTCCCTGGAGGAGGCTGCGGATCTTTTATATATGCTGACCGTGGGGCTGGTGGCGCGGGGGCTGAGCTGGGACGCCGTGCTGGAAGTCCTATCCGAACGACGGGGAATGGGGGCGATCCTCGGGGAGCGCCCTTGA
- a CDS encoding queuosine precursor transporter gives MGERPYRFFDMVMALFVTVLIVSNIASSAKIVDWRASLFGVRLAFDAGTILFPVSYIFGDILTEVYGYRRSRRVIWTGFACLTLSALILWIVRILPGDPEWERTAGQRAYEAILGGMSTGGIVLASLLGYWSGEFANSFTLAKMKILTRGRYLWTRTIGSTLVGELVDTAVFVGIASLTGVFPWNLFATLVLTNYLFKVGVEAVMTPVTYLIVGTLKRLEQEDYYDYDTDFNPFRLELRV, from the coding sequence ATGGGAGAGCGCCCCTATCGCTTCTTCGACATGGTGATGGCTCTCTTCGTCACCGTCCTCATCGTCAGCAACATCGCCTCATCCGCCAAGATCGTAGACTGGAGGGCGAGCCTCTTCGGTGTGCGGCTCGCCTTCGATGCGGGCACGATCCTTTTCCCCGTGAGCTATATCTTTGGGGACATCCTGACCGAGGTCTACGGTTATCGTCGCTCCCGCCGGGTCATCTGGACCGGGTTCGCATGCCTAACGCTGAGCGCGCTGATCCTCTGGATTGTCCGCATCCTGCCGGGGGATCCCGAATGGGAACGAACCGCCGGACAGCGGGCGTATGAGGCCATTCTGGGCGGCATGAGCACCGGCGGCATCGTCCTGGCCAGTCTCCTGGGCTACTGGTCCGGCGAGTTCGCGAACTCCTTCACCCTGGCTAAAATGAAGATCCTCACCCGTGGTCGCTACCTGTGGACCCGGACCATCGGCAGCACGCTGGTCGGTGAGCTGGTGGACACGGCCGTCTTTGTGGGGATCGCCTCATTGACCGGCGTCTTCCCATGGAATCTGTTCGCCACCCTGGTGTTGACCAACTATTTGTTCAAGGTTGGCGTGGAAGCGGTGATGACGCCGGTGACGTATCTGATCGTGGGCACCCTGAAACGCCTGGAACAGGAGGACTATTACGACTATGACACCGACTTCAATCCCTTCCGACTGGAGCTCCGCGTCTGA
- the hisF gene encoding imidazole glycerol phosphate synthase subunit HisF, protein MLAKRIIPCLDIHAGRVVKGVRFVDLRDAGDPVEHARVYEEEGADELVFLDITASYEDRAILLDVVRRVAEVLSIPFTVGGGIRTVEDFRALLRAGADKVSINTAAVRQPELITEAARRFGSQCVVVAIDAKRVGPSRWEVYIHGGRTPTGLDAVAWAQEAERRGAGEILLTSIDADGTQEGYDLELTRTVAEAVGVPVIASGGAGALEHFYEVFTVGKADAALAASVFHFRQLRISEVKAYLAERGIPVRLP, encoded by the coding sequence ATGCTGGCGAAGCGGATCATTCCCTGTCTGGACATCCACGCCGGGCGGGTGGTGAAAGGGGTGCGGTTCGTTGATCTGCGGGATGCGGGGGATCCCGTCGAGCATGCCCGCGTGTATGAGGAGGAAGGGGCCGATGAGCTGGTCTTCCTGGACATCACCGCATCCTATGAGGATCGCGCCATCCTGCTCGATGTGGTCCGACGCGTGGCGGAGGTTCTCTCCATCCCGTTCACAGTCGGCGGGGGGATTCGGACCGTCGAGGACTTTCGGGCTCTGTTGCGGGCGGGGGCGGATAAGGTCAGCATCAACACGGCGGCGGTCCGCCAGCCCGAGCTGATCACCGAGGCGGCGCGGCGCTTCGGCTCCCAGTGCGTGGTCGTGGCCATCGACGCCAAACGGGTCGGGCCGTCCCGGTGGGAGGTTTACATCCACGGGGGGCGCACGCCGACGGGCCTGGATGCCGTGGCATGGGCCCAGGAGGCGGAACGGCGCGGGGCGGGGGAGATCCTGCTCACCAGCATCGATGCCGATGGCACCCAGGAGGGCTATGATCTGGAGCTCACCCGGACCGTGGCGGAAGCTGTGGGCGTCCCGGTGATCGCCTCGGGCGGGGCCGGCGCCCTCGAGCACTTTTATGAGGTGTTCACGGTGGGGAAAGCGGACGCCGCTCTGGCCGCTTCGGTTTTCCATTTCCGGCAGCTGCGCATCTCAGAAGTGAAGGCTTACCTGGCGGAACGCGGGATCCCGGTGCGCCTTCCCTGA
- a CDS encoding nucleotidyltransferase domain-containing protein: MRPRLFLPPDERERLIEQLQALMEADADIQFATLFGSFLEMDLPFADIDVGLGLAPGVDPERYELDRAAEWTVALGYPVDVVVFERAPLGLQVQILNGRPLILRDPERFTDLIERTGWEWMHWEPYVSQFLRELLP; encoded by the coding sequence ATGCGGCCGCGCCTTTTCCTTCCGCCGGATGAGCGAGAGCGCCTGATCGAACAGCTGCAGGCGCTGATGGAGGCGGACGCGGATATCCAATTCGCCACCCTCTTTGGATCCTTCCTGGAGATGGACCTGCCCTTCGCGGATATCGACGTGGGTCTTGGGCTGGCGCCTGGGGTGGACCCGGAGCGTTACGAGCTGGACCGAGCAGCGGAGTGGACGGTCGCCCTGGGTTACCCGGTGGATGTGGTGGTGTTCGAGCGCGCGCCCCTGGGGCTGCAGGTTCAGATCCTGAACGGCCGCCCGCTGATCCTCCGGGACCCGGAGCGCTTCACCGATCTCATCGAACGAACCGGGTGGGAGTGGATGCACTGGGAGCCCTACGTTTCCCAGTTCCTCAGGGAGCTGCTGCCGTGA
- a CDS encoding 1-(5-phosphoribosyl)-5-[(5-phosphoribosylamino)methylideneamino] imidazole-4-carboxamide isomerase — MKIELIPSIDLLQGQVVRLIQGDPRRRIVYATDPVEQALRWAEEGARWLHVVHLDGAFGTEGTRMTWIARLVRETPLMVQLGGGLRTLEDLERAFELGVQRAVVGTMAVRNPAALEAALARFGPDRLVLAVEVREGQLTVAGWREKAGDPIAFAREWAARGVRWALYTNVMRDGTLAGPDLEGAARVARAAGVQVLVSGGIGALSHIEEAGRRAFPGLAGLILGRALHEGYFTLREAIARLRDLEGENHAAAPFPSAG, encoded by the coding sequence ATGAAGATCGAGCTGATCCCTTCCATTGATCTCCTCCAGGGCCAGGTCGTCCGGCTGATCCAGGGCGATCCCCGGCGCCGCATCGTGTATGCCACGGATCCGGTCGAGCAGGCTCTCCGATGGGCGGAGGAAGGGGCCCGCTGGCTCCACGTGGTCCACCTGGATGGCGCCTTCGGAACGGAGGGAACCCGCATGACATGGATCGCCCGGCTGGTCCGCGAAACGCCGCTCATGGTGCAGCTGGGAGGCGGGCTGCGCACGCTGGAAGACCTGGAGCGCGCCTTCGAGCTGGGCGTTCAGCGCGCTGTGGTCGGGACGATGGCCGTGCGGAATCCGGCCGCGCTGGAGGCGGCGCTGGCCCGCTTCGGGCCAGACCGGCTGGTCCTGGCGGTGGAGGTTCGGGAGGGACAGCTCACCGTGGCCGGCTGGCGGGAAAAGGCCGGAGACCCGATCGCCTTCGCTCGGGAATGGGCCGCCCGGGGTGTGCGCTGGGCCCTTTACACCAACGTGATGCGGGATGGAACCCTGGCCGGCCCGGATCTGGAAGGGGCCGCCCGGGTCGCCCGGGCCGCGGGCGTCCAGGTTCTCGTCTCCGGAGGGATCGGGGCTCTTTCCCACATCGAGGAAGCCGGACGGCGGGCTTTCCCGGGCCTGGCCGGGCTGATCCTCGGACGGGCGCTCCATGAGGGGTATTTCACCCTGCGAGAGGCGATCGCCCGCTTGCGGGATCTGGAAGGAGAGAACCATGCGGCCGCGCCTTTTCCTTCCGCCGGATGA